In Zingiber officinale cultivar Zhangliang chromosome 1A, Zo_v1.1, whole genome shotgun sequence, the DNA window TCCAGGGAAGATCGTCGATGCCTTTCCAGGCAGTGGATTGTACAGGGTCAGGCGATCGGATGCACTCCTCGGTCTGAAGCTGAACATCGAACTCGAGGGCCTTCTTGAGGCCGAGGCAACGTGGCCTGCCGCATCGGCGGCGGAGAGGGAGGGGGAGGCGGCAGGAGAAATGGGCTGCAGCAGCGAAGGCAACTAGTGAAAGGAGGAAACCGGCAAGGTAAGGGAAAGGTGGCTGGCGGAGAGGGAATGAGGGGATGAGGAGTGAGAGGGAACGGACGACGTGGGAGAGGGAAGAGGCGATGAGGAAAGCGGAAGAGGCTagggcgaggaggaggaggaggagatcgaAGGTAGCAGCGGAAGGGGAGCTTTTGCAGGATGGACAGATGGTGATGGTGGAGGTAAAGATGCTGTGGGATGCACCGCCGGCGTGGGAGGCTGACGGGTGGCGCTTGAATTGcttggaagaggaggaggaggaggaggagcgcaTGGTGGAGGATCGGCGACTTCAGCTCCCTGGTAGACTCCTATTTTGTCTGCTTCGTGTAGGTTTGAAGTTATAAAAATCGGACCGGTTGGGAAGATTACTGGTCTGCAATCGGTTAAATTGATAAAACCGATTAAACCCTTATCTTTTTCGGTTGTTGCTTTCAGTGACTTTGATATGCAGTGGTGCAACTTCTGGACTGGTAtaatgtcatctccaaagatggataTAAAAATTTTAGTGATCTTTGTTAGAATTATCATCCTTTCACTCCCCGCATTCTTCCCATGCCACAAGGCATTTAGCCCCacccaaaaaataaataaaaaacaaaagttAGTGGTGAATTAGAGGTCCTCAATATACATTTCTTTCAATCCCCTTATTTTCTCCCAACCCTAAATCCATACGATTGAGATCTATTTGATTGACTTTTTATCTAAAAATCATTGATGTTCCTAAAGATTGATGCGGTCTGAATTCGCCTTCTCCTACTCCCGATCCTCCTGGTTCACCCGCATCATTTAGTTAAGGTCCACACTTATAGAGCCTTCGATCTTCATCAATTCAACGGGTCTACGACAGACTTTGATCTCTAGTAGCCAAGCAGCCCTCCGAGGGACTCTCAGTCTGCGGCCTCAGGTTCACTTCCTAAAGCTTCCAGCCTTCTATGCCCTACTATCTACATGCAACTCCACCCGTGATGTAACGCCCACCCTACTTATTACCCTAAAATCTAAGTCACGGACGTTACATTTTTCATACCTTCTAAAGACTTCGTTATATGCATACTGCTCGGTTCaaagatctactctgaacttgtttcgactgttgaGTCATTGTTTGAAGCGATGCAGAGCTGAGATGAAGTCTAGAGCTGCTAGAGGGTATGGGTCATGTGACCCTAACCGACTGTGTAGCCTCACCCGAGAAGGAGCTAGTCGTGGTCGTGTGGTGATAACCGGTCGTGTGACCTTACCGGGCCCGAGTCcgggcacggccgtgtgtgccacacggtcgtgtaaggcCTTCCCTACTAGTGCAGGGTACGACCATGTAAAgggcacacggtcgtgtcacctttgaAGCAAGACACATCACCTGGTCGTGTGTGTCACACGACTGTGTGacatttccagaggctaagccttgcatggtcgtgtgtagCACGCGACCGTGTAACCCCTTCCAAAGACTAGGTTGGGCACGACCGTGtataccacacgaccgtgtaagtcCTCCAGAGAGGGagcatggcacgaccgtgtaaatTTACACGGCCATGTCAACTTGGCCGAGAGAAGAAAGTTCGgggtcgtgtgattccacacgaccgtgtggggaTCACACACCCCACTCTGGCACgtccgtgtgaaaccacacgaccgtgtTACCTTGGCCTAGAGCAGGAGGTGCAcaaccgtgtgaattcacacggtcgtgtcaccttggccgaaagGGAGAGGACcggggccgtgtgactccacatggccatgtcacgggccgtgtggagGTCACACCCAGTCCTACAAAAgaggttgttctcccctttggaCTCCTCCTTGGACTACCATTCTATCCCTTTTCTTGAGGAAGAGTCACGACACACTAATTACTACCAAACTGTAAATCATCATAAGCAACTCTTAACGGTGTTTCATGCATAACCAAAAGATAGGAAAATACACTACACTAAGGTTTAACATGTTCCTTgcactagcaagttccaagatcttCTTCCACGGTTCCGACACACACACCCACCaaacactgctcctgctgccccctcttactcgagctttcctttacctttatctacatcATAAGAAAATGCAAattctataagcggatgcttactaagtaccatctactcacaaaatgatacattaaaAGAGGACATGCTTTTTAAAACTGTTGGAGGAAAATGCAACAACgtaatcatgcttttaaaactgcTTAGGGAAAACACAAACATTCACTTGACAGTAACTCACACTAAACATATTTCGAAAATATGTACATGATCATGCATTTTAaaaccagtttatcatgcaaaccatcAACTTAAAAACTATGCTAGGAATGTAAAGAACACAGGAttcttggcatattatagagtttaTTAATGCTACCCAATATAACTCAAATTCTCAACTTGGGAAGCTTACACTAAAACAAACCATgaaatttgaaaactttataatacataattagtgaaaataataatcatcttgctttgggtccgacattgtaccactttgtgcacatccttaataagatctgagatagctaatcttgaacctatcaaggtactactagacgatctaggggcctaggggtgatctaggagcccacccatggaccttgtgtccggtacatacctttcaaaagtaaaatactttcttttaactattaatttcttgtacttgcacttgcttggcatttaaccaaacaccttatgtgcggtTAATTCCCccgtacttatagggaagcactttaggcacttgattacactccttagtcccaaaacttaatgggaagcaaatcaagatgatctaaacatgctcttaattccAAAACTTTAGAGGACATCATACATAACATGACATGTTTTTTCCTTAACACGTCTAAAGCATATCTCAACATGCATcttctaaatcatgcataaaagacattACAAAATGCATCTTtaaagcaacttatactgcatgtgagagatacttacctcctttcgctatTCCTTACTACTTTGCgcacatccttaataagatccgaggtagctaaacccgaacctatcaaggtactactaggcgatctaggggcctaggggcaatTTAAGAGCTCACCCatagaccttgtgtccggtacatacctttctaaagtaaaatactttcttttaactattaatttcttgtacttgcatttgcttggcatttaaccaaacaccttatgtgcgcttaattcccccgtacttatagggaagcaatttaggcacttgattatacttcttagtcccaaaacttaatgggaagcaaatcaagatgatctaaacatgctcttaatcccaaaactttaaaGGACATCATACATAACATGACATGCTTCTTCCTTAACACGTCTAAAGCATATCTCAACATGCATcttctaaatcatgcataaaagacattACAAAATACATCTTTAAAgcaacttatactgtaggtgagagatacttacctcctttcgctatTCCTTACGATTATACCACTAGGGTTTTGGGAGAATAAGCCTCcttttgtatgccttgatctcTGGATTTCTCCTCCCCTACGTACTAATCCTCGTGGAGAAGCCTCCGCTTGGATTCTTTTCTTGAAAAGCTTTGGAAATTTGGAACCCTAGGATTCTTGGCCGTAAAATGACAAGAGGGGAGAAGGAATTCGACTAGGGAGGAAAAAAGGGAATCAAGAGTTaggttttttttatttcttcatttcctttttatactaagtggaagttgaaacatctcttcacacaaaatctgcttataaggaattgtttcctattaccaatgtgatgctttaccaccaccctaatggcaacttaaactaatctcaactaagaggtctcgggttcaaatcctTACCCGGgctatttatgaatatatttttattttttttctcttcttctatttcttttttcccttttagaatagaggaaatttacgggtgttacaatcccccataccttataaaaagttcgttctcgaacttagaacaattgtggatacttctgtctcatatcattcttgcgttcccatgttgcctcttcatgCTGTTGACTTTACCACaacacttttactaacggtatctttttgttcctcagcttcttaacttctcgatctattatctgaataggtcgactttcataactgagatcctcttgcacttgtaccgtTTGTGGTTGAATCACTTGGTTTACATCAGGAACATGCTTTTTCaacattgagacatgaaatacattatgaatagctgatatttcctgaggtagttccagctcataagtTACCTTGCTAACTCTTTTAGTAATCAGGTATGGCCtcacataacgtggactcaactttcccttctttccaaaccacatcactcctttcataggagctactttgaggaatactgaatccccaacctcaaattctagcggtctacgacgcgcatccgcatagctcttctgccggctctgagcagtttctattctctagcgaatgttctgaatagctttggtggtgtcctcgataaggtcggtctggagtctcatttctttcttttcaccaccttcataccaacaaataggagatctacatctcctcccatataaagcctcgtagggtgtcattccaatagtagcttgatagttgttgttgtatacGAATtttgctaagcataggtatcgacaccagctccctttgaaatctaaggcacacgcccgtagcatatcctccaaaacTTGGTCCACTCGTTTTGTTTGcccgtcagtttgaggatgaaatgcagtgctaaaccacaacttagtgccaagagctctctgaacacactcccagaagtctAAAGTAAagtgaccatctctatcagaaattatggttttgggtaccccatgcaatctgatgacctCTTTTTCATACATTTGTGCTAGCTGTTCAATAGAGTaagatattctgatagctaggaaatgagcagacttggtcaatttgtccactattacccagatagcgtCGTAACTGATAGATCGATTTAAGCGATAGAGGGGGAAGGATGAATATTGCGcgtttaaaaactattcttttaatcttttgaagCCAAAGTCATGCAGCGGAATTAAGAAAAGAGAcaaggttttttacttcgttcggagcctagctcgactcctactcgaagacccacggtccttgaccacatcgatgggcaaaacactataatccttctttctgaactcctcggaaagaagtgaatcgtacaagtacagatatataagatagtaacacttctactatcttacagaattaAAGTGCAGTGAAAAAAGTAAAGCTTATACCGACAAAAGTAGTAGTAAATTATAGCTCGGTCGGTAATCGTATGAAGTTACTTGCAAAGTTGATGATGACTTGTCGCCtgagcagcttgcagaagtacacaggagtcgatcagAAAAGTTCTTATTGCCTCTTACTtcgagccttaatttataggagtatgaaggttcggtcgaccgatccttcttttcggtcgactgaaccaactTCGATTCCCTCCAGCTGGAATCTGACACTGGCTCGAATCTCTAGCATTAATCTGTCTTTAaatattcggtcgactgatcatgtctttcggtcgaccgaacagcttccttccctgttcgtcgtgattcTGCCGAGATCATCCTTTAATGCTGAATAAatgtgattggatcggtcgactgatcccaggttcagtcgaccgatcagcttatttcctttactgttgatcgatgctgatgatctgtcctgtgctgagtcactaaggttcggtcgaccgatcttactgttcggtcgaccgatcagtctttgATCGGACTCTGATATGATCTGTTCTGAGATGTTAGCTGCTTTGTATTGATCttattcagtcgaccgaaccacaggttcggtcgactgatccagtcGGTCCTACAACAGAAAGTTAAGCAAAAactatttcctgcaaaacagatgttagaatAGTAGTAATATAATGCAAGATTAATAATATGAAAGACAGtataactgtcttgatctcaacttggaaaccttctcggtttcttcagttggatcagcgacctaaggttgttcccttcgggaacctgacctcattgtcgctcctccagttgtttacctcaacctacttgccaaacttagatcctccagatctagtttggacttttcacttagctttgatcggctcgctAGGACTTTTCCCATGATCTTAGGTCCTCCAGATCTCTCGATCATACTGCCAAGCTTCAGGTCCtctcgacctccttggacttgcacctgggttccacgatctgctaagatttctcctgcctagtctccaactaggtctttcttggttaagtaaacatcctgcacactcagtcaacttgttagatcataacaagacttaacttgaacctttgacaacatcaaaactcaggtttgattctggtgcggcttgcaccaacaatctccccctttttgatgtttggcaaccaaggttcaaagttaagttcaaatatgcaacaagtaaataaacaagcaatttttctccccctgagttaaataactccccctgaattcactatctctccccctttgacacacattaaaaatagaggaagacccaaaaaccaagtaagattgttgaaaaaattttactaagtaatgtaaattttgaaaaaaattttgaaaaatattttactaagtaaaaaattgaaataaaattgtTGAAAAATTTTTACTAAGTAAAGTaaaatttgaataaatttttgaaaaattttttactaagtaaaaaaaaataaaattgttgaaaaatttttactaagtaaagtaaattttgaataaatttttgaaaaaaaaatttactaagtaaaaaaaaattaaaattgttgaaaaaattttactaagtaaagtaaattttgaataaatttttgggaaaaaaatttactaagtaaaaaattgaaataaaattgttgaaaaattttactaagtaaagtaaattttgaataaatttttgaaaaaattttactaagtaaaaaattgaaataaaattgttgaaaaatttaaaaatattactaaaattttgaaaaacttttctaaaataattttgaaaaatattttttttaaataagttttaaaataatttttaagataattaatttttaaaaagttttttttaaataagttttaaaataatttttaataagttttaaaataattttaaaataatttttaataagtttaaaataataattttttaataagtttaaaataatttttaataaatttaaaatattttttttaataagtttaaaataattttttaataggtttaaaataatttttaataagtttaaaataatttttaataagttcaaaataatttttaataagtttaaaataattcttaataatttcaaaataatttttaataggtttaaaataatttttaataagtttaaaataatttttaataagattaaaagaatttttaagataattaagtttaaaaggtttttaaataagttttaatttgaattaattaaatttgaattagatttcaattaattttgaattaattaagtttgaattaaatttgaattagatttcaattaattttgaatttgaattaattaagtttgaattagattagatttcaattaattttgaatttgaattaattaagtttgaattagatttgaattagatttcaattatttttgaatttgaattagatttcaattaattttgaatttattgaaagaggttattgaacccatgttagattcaaacttagttttgggttaatcaagcatgcgtcataaggataagtttcagttaagtggtgaggcatatgacctacttgaatatcattagaccacttgttgaagactttccaaactattcctgcccaaaaaacttagtactaaattttagtctaactagcccatgtttgactagggtagcttcggtcagatccactaagtctagtgcaccaggtagaattccatattcagcctagacatgccttcgacaaagtttccttgacgtactatcatcccaatccattccgatgctatgttgtagggtttggtaaaccttttttatctaaccgttctaagcagaaaaataatcctaagcctaagtattgagtttggtttaatcaaGTTGATTGGATtgattttctatttgctccccctgagtcatagcttagataaggtctatctaagtaatggatttgactcttagggaccaagtagaggtttggttcaatttgtttggttaaaaattttgtttgaacgcatgcttggacttgacttctagtaTTTTAactgattaaggataagtatggtttgtttgtttgtttgggtttgtaaccaagtcctgatttgttgtacacgactCGTTGTGATCCaataccatatttagacacttagatcccatttcgaacctttccaacgttttcttgagtcgctcgacttgacctttcaaattggaattttcttcctcaagtttttcaacttgagttaaagttctgatttgaacttggttagttgactcactcaagttaacttgttgcttaaggtggtctatttccttaagtaacaagttattttatttttctgattttgataattttttaaacaaacatttaactactttaagtaaattagactttgaataaatcattaccatatttggatcttatGATCCGGGGCTTCTAtcggactcgatgtcgatctcgaATTCGTACTCTTCGTCGGACTCTGACCCGAAATCTTCATTTCTTTCCATAAATGCAAGGTGGCTCAagtgcttcgtttgctccgcgtcggattcgtcggaagaagttttgtcccatgtcgcttgaagagccttctttcgtcttgttgatttgggtccttcttctttccgatttggacattcatttttgaaatgccccttcttgttgcagtcaTAACAGAtcacttctgatttgttttggatctgatTTGGTGGGGTCTTTTtggtgcttcttctaaacttctttTTAGTTAACaaccttcggaccatgttgactaattcttcttcgtttgttgagtCCGAGTTTGGTTCGCTTTTTGACTCGATCttcttttttgattttgtttccttgcttgaacctgcatacaaagctacacctttcttgacatggcttgtgttagattgttcatgtaatttcaattcacaaaataactcgtctaacttaagaattgaaagatccttggaaactttgtacgcatctacaattgatgcccacaaagtattcctcggaaaagcgttcatAGCGTACCTTATTGTGTTGCGGTTTTCAAGACTATGCCCGATCAGGTGGAGGTCGTTTAAGATGTCCtttagtcgagcgtgtagttgtgAGGCCGTCTCTCCCggaaatatttttatattcaataaattatttaaaagtaaatctcgTTTGTTTACTTTGAGTTGTCAGTTCCTTCATGTAACTTGACTAgcgagtcccacaattctttggcgttgtcgtagggaccgacttggttcaactcctccatagtaagcccacactgaatggtgttgatcgccttgtagttcaattgtgccttcttgatcatttggggagtccattcttctgtTTCTAGTGTTGTTCCGTCCTTTGTTGAGGGAGTATATCCTTTCAAAAcggtgaaccagagctcgatatcggacttcaagtaacactccatcctattcttccaataactaaaattttctcctttgaatagtggaggtcggacagtACTATATCCTTCTTGATACGAGTTCGTCATCCTTGcaagacaaaaataaaaaaaaatatttccaagactttcgtcttgggattagtagtgcctgaagaataaataataaaaatattctaaaggaaaagaaaagaaagtttttaaaaagatgctttgaaaatcggttaagaaatttcagagctaaactgctctgataccaattgatagatcgatttAAGCGATAcaggggggggggagtgaatatcgcgcatttaaaaactattcttttaatcttttgaaaccaaagtcgtgcagcagaaataagaaaagagacaagattttacttcgttcagagcctagctcgactcctactcgaaggcccgcggtccttgaccgcaccgatgggcaaaacactataatccttctttccgaactcctcggaaagaagtgaatcataCAAGTACAgatatataagatagtaacacttctactatcttacagaattaAAGTGCAATGCAAAATGTAAAGCTTATATCGACAAAAGTAGTAGTAAATCGTAGCTCGGTCGGCAATCGTATGAAGTTGCTTGCAAAGTTGATGATgactttgttgggtttttcgggtcgcaaaaaccattttttgcgttgcggaaaccccgaaacccccatgccacggatccgtgcgaagaaataaaatttcaaaaaacatAAACGTACGAGTTTCGCAcacccttgatgtgaagcccttcgcgtatcccgctcgtccaagtgatgtcggatctcgaggttgtcaagtgtacaaccctctatgtgtatccacacgaacaagtcgatggagagaacctctaaggatgtgctagcaaccttagaagatcagtaaccatggaggagagggagagaagagaagagcttgaggaagaagatgggagtttcaacacaaaatgaaacttaccccttgaatgaaagtggccgaccacttttgagtggtttgtaacctccatgggatgccaagagtcacaactcttggtaactcccatgtggtggcattccacttaagcaaccatgatgatgtggagcatcatcattggcccactaaataccaactcaccaatgaggtggcaaatggtcaagtcaaacttgacccttcatcttcctctcaagtcaagtcaaacttgaccacttctctcccatggttgatcaaatctaaccattggttcaagttaattttaatttaatgaatctctattcattgaattaaattgattcaatgagtctaagtctaaattagactcatttaatacatgaaccgaattgagtccaactcaattagcctaatttggattactcttaatccaatttggttcatcacatgaacctaatcctttaggttcatcaaatgaacctaatctccatctaattgtcttttgtgtgtgaccatatatgttcttgtaacgttggcaattctcctaaactcatttagaagcataagtaatgagcggtatctagcaacatatcattactacccaagttacaagaatgttgagatccaacatcaccttgtgactactaattgtgactcctcacaatatatgacaagtgtccttctatccttgacatctagattgatcaatgtgagacatagaccgtgtcatcctctaatcaatctaaatcttgaactccaagtagactcactcgatcaaatgagctcaatatcttatattgactcatttgggcatggccatgcacttagtggtctcactctatcaagaatatcgatgtctctcccgtcatataggagggatagatcccatctacatcactcacatccctccgcataatttgttacatacccagtaatcgcctttatagtccacccagttatgggtgacgtttgacaaagccaaagtacgtaactccttatgtagggaaccatggtcacttcaagtccaaggactagtagtcatactaatagccacatgagaaagtatatgacactcatataacgatctatgatactttctcatggtgggtcattcaatatacattctccaatgcatacccatgtgtcaacttgatatatctatatccatgacttgtgaggtcaagtcattgagttgacctacatgctaatctcgtcgcattaacattgtccctgaatgttaatactcgactaggaatgattaagagtagtgttccctatatcatctcattatcgattcaaccaatcgattgatataggtaagagccttctactcaagg includes these proteins:
- the LOC122026020 gene encoding uncharacterized protein At5g19025-like, producing the protein MRSSSSSSSSKQFKRHPSASHAGGASHSIFTSTITICPSCKSSPSAATFDLLLLLLALASSAFLIASSLSHVVRSLSLLIPSFPLRQPPFPYLAGFLLSLVAFAAAAHFSCRLPLPLRRRCGRPRCLGLKKALEFDVQLQTEECIRSPDPVQSTAWKGIDDLPWKGGQQGNNPDYECLRAELRRMAPPNGRAVLLFRARCGCPLSKLEGWGPKRGNRRHKKTSANLAIELGEV